The Diabrotica virgifera virgifera chromosome 4, PGI_DIABVI_V3a genome segment GTTTttagcgaccccaagaacccccgtgtaacaaaattgaactcttttccgccgataattgacgagttctgaaatttttttattgtctgtttgagatgcactttaagaatgcattttttgtatgcagttttttaatattatatcatggctgcGGTTGACAAAGTTTCCTggtgcattcacgaatcgaatgcaaaaaagaattattaagaccCGTTTTGTCCTTTGTtgttcggaggttcagtgctttattgctttgACTATATATCTACGCCGACAAACTGGAAGATTTTCgataattataaaaacaaatattttaatcaTTATAGTATTTACACATAATGCACCAAATTTCTTTAAGCGTGCTTGAATCACTTCGTTGTCAAATTTATCTCCACACTTTTTCCGACAAATATTGTTCTAGAACAGCGGTTCCCAAACTGGGGGGGCGCGCCCCCCTGGGGGGCGTGAGGACATATCAAGGGGGGCGCGagacaagttgaacattaaattaaatttagttatttttctaaaattcaaaattaaccgCTTGTTAAACTGTGTCTAGTaacgcagagtaagcaaaagttaACTCAAATACCTCTTTTTGACAACACTGTGATTGATTTTGATAACATTGATAATATGACCGAAGGCATACAAAACCAGGTAGTTGATGCAGTTAAATAATCGcctaaataataaaattttttgctaTTCAGCTAGACCAGGGTACTGACATAGCACAATGTTATCAGTTAATTGTTGTTCGGTATATTCAAAACGAAAGAATGAAAGACAAGCTACTCTTTTCTACAGAGTTGAGACGGGAGTCCACGACAAAAGCTATTAATGTTATGAAAGCAGTCTGAGAGCTTTTTGACGAACATGAACTCTCTGGGCAAAAACTGATCAGTTTATGTACAAATGGCGCGCCTTCAATGCTTTGTTTTCGCTCAGGCTATTTGCAATTAGtaatagagaaaaatgctgatgtgATTGGGATACATTGTTTTATACATCGACAAGCCTTGTCAGCAAAAACCCTTCCAAATGAATTTATGGCTGTCTTGAAGTTGTGTATTAAAATAGTAAAGTACATAAAAAAAACAGTGCGTTGAATACTCGACTGTTTAAAACTCTTTGTGAAGAATTATAAAGTGAGCACAAAACACTGCTGCTTTATACAGAAGTACGATGGCTCTCAAAAGGAAACATGTtggcaagattatttgacctttgaGATGAAGTAATCACCTTGGAACATTAAAAGCAAATGGCTAATGTGCTAAACATGGCCTTCAAAAACATTGTACCCAAGTAATATTGGCTTATTTGTCAGACATCTTTGACTCGTTGAACAGCCTTAACCGAAAACTGCAGGGTGGAGACTCAAATATAGTAGTTACTCATTGTGATGGAGGCTTAGTAATTCAACTTTGGAGGCGTAAAATATCAGCAAACCcctaaaattattcaaatttctctaaagtagagccaatctcagaagaaacacgcttcaaggacatttaagaaggatcaagtttgaatatccaaatatcaaaccatttggagagcCTAATTGAAGGGTTCCAGAAATACTTCTCAAACACTTGCGAgaattttatttacagaatgtcaactgatccattccatgtcaacatagactcccTGTCTGAATCAGttcaagaagatgctttgcaaataaatccaatttattttttgaatgATTCCTCTGCTAAATATTTGTTATAatggacaaaccttcattttggttaaaatatttcaaagtgtatcttagtgtatcacaggaagctcttcatttatatttacctttttcaagtaactatttGTGTGATTTACAAATACTTTAACTAAGTCAAAACGTGTggcaattaaaacaaaactatcggaataaacttgatgttgctagtgacttgtgctgtgcacttactaaaactcagccacgaataggctcactagtaaataaaatgcaagcacatccgtctcactaaccaacctaatatatttttcttctattaataatttttgtattttatggaaACTAATATCATTGTATCTTATGgcagaataaataaatgtttcgttttcaagctaatacttatttgtttttgttttgttcctaTTAAGGCgcataaaatttattgtaaagggggggcgcgagaagctttcatttcaacaaaagggggcgtggtacaaaaaagtttgggaacccctgttCTAGAACAATCTATTCTATATTACTTTAATTTTCATAACTTCTTccattttttatgtatattttgacCTAGATTCCTTAATATTGTTAACACATCTTTCTTTTGATTTGACAAACAATGATTTTTactattatattttaataaaatactaaatttactgtgtctttgtttataaatatttccTAGTAGTCAAATTAACGTGAAATAAGAGTTCTAATTTGTTGTGGAATTTTGAATGTcatgattttaatttttgttttttttatttttacatattttatgtCTGATCTTTCATTTTTCAGGTAGTACCAACTTCGGTTTCACCAATGGAGCTAACAGTCTTAAATCTGGTATGGACAATACTGGACTTCAACCCACTACCACTAGTTACGACTATGATTCTCCCATAACCGAATATGGAGATTACACAGAAAAATATCAAATTGTAAAGGATGCAATTGCTTCTCGTAATCCCGTTATAACCAAATTGCCCGATCAACCTAAAGTACAACCTTTGATTAAGTATGAATCCCTACAAATAGAAGGACAGTTAACTCTAGCGGACATAATATACTCAGAAATTCAGTCAGGAGAAAATGTAATTCATCACATTGGTGATCCGATTCCAATGGAACAGTTGCCAATTAACAGTAATTCTGGACAAAGCTTTGGATATATTGTTTATAGACATACCCATACTGCAGCTGGAGCTGTAAAACTAACATTGACTGGAACTGTAAGAGACACGTTGCTTGTATTAGTTAATGGGACACTTCGAACACCAGTCCCTTCAAAAAAGAGCGATGTTGACGGAGTAGGGTTTTGGAAGTTAGTTGACACATCTTTGGATCTACAAACAGATGAAAATACTCCTGAAACAACATACGTAATTGACGTTATAGTCGAAAATAATGGGCGCAACAATTTTGGAGGTTTAGATCAGTTTAGACAATTTAAGGGATTGACAGACTCATTTCAAATAAATGGAAAAAATATGATGAAATTTGATATTGTTCCACTGGAATTTAAAAAATCTTGGAACAATGCTCTAACTAACTGGCAATCTCTTACATCAACACAATCCACACCTGCTTTATACAAGTTTACACTAAATATTAATAACGACCCACAAGACACATACATTGATTCAACTTCATGGACCAAAGGTATAACCATAGTTAACGGATTTGTTCTGGGAAGACATTTCTTTGTTGGTCCCCAACAAAGTTTATATCTGCCTGCACCTTTACTAAATAAAGGTGAAAATACAATTATTGTGTTTGAGCACTATAATGCTCCCGATGAACTAACCTTTGTGGATCATCCAATTTTCCAATCACGAGGCTAATATCAACAATTCAAGTGTATTAAAGAAAATGAACGTGATTAAAATAAACGAGTCCTTACATTTTATTAAGCTTTGATAGTgttcctaattttttttaattatagtaaaccgcgtttagcggttttttatttgtTTGCAATTAACTGaaattaaataaatcgtcaatattatagAATAAAAAATAATGCAGTAAAACAGAaccaatttattgcaaaatttaaataaattgcaaattgcataatcaaCCTTAGGAACTGAACTGTCAATGTAACTGTCAAAGTCAATAATTTTTAATCTGCTCTCACAAAATATAATAGTTTTTAATGATATTTAGAAGATATTAATAtctatatacagtgagcacgtaaatgttggaaaaaattcattttctcgagaatggacgattttggaaaaaaatcccgaaacaagtcaatttatatttttaaattacgactttgtggcatatatatcatactagtgacgtcacccatctgggcgtgatgacgtcatggatgattattttaaatggtaataggggtcgtgtgatagctcatttaaaaggtaattcatttctctattcagtaatataaatattaacataattctttatacagggtgtctaaaaattttttggaattatatttattgacataaaaagaaaaatgcatgtaatttatttaattcaaaatacattatgCTAGTCtaagaaaacagaaaacaatgtttattcgaaaaatattcattgcttttcgcttaaattaaatgttcaaactgttaagAGGAAGGTGGgcggctgctttaatattgaatttaagcaaaaaacaaaaacaaaaattggtacgcatatttatctttcagaggtaaatcgattccatccattgcgaatttataATACTAATCATAGGCGTCCGTTGTgagtagggtaacggttattttatcgcatatcttttttgtctttaaattttaagcatttttcacgttggattattaaattgtaaggtatgctagtactaaaaggtactctgaTTTAATTCGGTAGGACacatcattttctagaaaaatcgacttgaaaatttttcgtcccttgaatttgaaaaaaaaaatatttttttcaaaaaaacggtgtattttaccaacataaagcaagagtaacttttactactagaatacctcataatttaataagctaatgtcaaaaatatttaaaaattaaagacaaaaaagttattcgataaaataaccttgacctacccaaaaccgacgcatatgaccgttactagaaattcgcaattaatgaaaacgattcatctctggaatataattaaTCGTAAAagttttcggttttttaaatagattttttttgaaatttcttttgaaattaacaaaacgaaaaattttcaaattgatttttatagaaaacggtgtACCCTATCGACTTAAAACAGGAGTTAtattttagtacaagaatacgtATCAATATAATAacccagagtcaaaaatgcttaaaagttaaagacaaaaaagttatgcgataaagtaaccgttgtcctatccaaaacggacgcctgtGATCGGTAttagaaatttgcaatgaatggaatcgatttatctctggaagataaatacgcataccaatttttgtttttctaaatagaagcgttccggaggaatttaagaaaaaataattaccagacgccatcttcaaatagatCTAGTTCCCTTAGGAAGCGTTTTCGGattaagtgaattgggttaaattgtcttaaaattatctgaggaatctcctgtattcATTTGTCGGtcgagtttctggacaccctctATATAACTTATCTTATGTAGTCGCTAATAACCTATGGTTGACGTGACATTTTTTttcctaaataaaaaaaaacttaagaaCTAAACTTAAGTTTAGGCTGCTGTATATTATGACagccaaatatagataaaaataaaacataacaTTATGTAAATATGTATGtgagggtactgtaatttcttggTTACGCAGGAACTATTCTACTGAATAATAATGTTATTTTTCTcttctcatactataataaagGGTGATTTATTTAGAAGTACTTTTTTTAGTGAGGATTTGTTGGGAGATCGTGCATGAATGGTATCACCTAAAGTTGCTTTATTATGCAGTATTATTTGACATTTCATCCTAGAAAGACTGTACTCAGCACAAGgtctattatattatattatagaaattatttagctgtattacgaaaataggcgttcaatgagaaatgtgtttcgtgcgcttacagaaaaaaaaattttccgaTAAGGCCAGTTTTTGGCTTACTAAGGACGTGAATAAACAATATGCCCGTATTTGGGTTGATTATCAACCCAAAGAGGTTCAAGAGTTGCCAATACATTCAGAAAAAAACACTGTTTGGTGTGGTTTATGGGCCGGTGTCATCGTAGGTCCATGTCTTGGACAGGCCAGAATGTTTCTGTGAATGGAGACCATTATCGGGCCATGATAACGGACTATTTGGTACCAGAAATTAAAGTTCGTAGTTTAAGTGACATTTGCTTCCGCAAATATTGCGCCAACTGCCATACATCCCGTGAAAGCATGGCTTTACTGAGAAAACGGTTCTGTGAGCAATTTATTTCACGCTTTGGACCAGTGAGTTAGCTGTTTATATCCTGTGACATCACATGTCTAGTCGTTTTCCTCTAGGGCTACCTCAAGTCCAAAGTCTACATGAATAAATTGGCTACGATTGAGGCATTGAAGGCCAGTAGTATTACTCGAGTCACtggtcaaataccaatcgaaaAGCTCGAACGCGTCATCGAGAATTAGACCTTCAGAATGAACCGTCTTAACCGCAGTCATGGtcaacatttgaaagaaattataTTGAAGAAGTAATTGTAAAGAATGGTTCTGTTTTACGAcagtaaatattttcaaataaaactCATTTTTCAAAAAGACATTGCAGATTTAATTTGTAAAGTGtcatggttgtatagtttttttgcagactGTAATACATATTTCTTGactatagaccgggcagtatcgtcgcccccgctagcgaaattattccgatccgatttttttgcaccaacttactcaaaaagaggtccttataacatatccacagggtgccgggcggtgccgtggtcgaaaaattttttaaacaatttttttaaacaaattcacaaaagtaactttttcatttccaacaatttttttttagataatttgggtcattctgagcaaaaaaaggtctcttgccatttttctccaaaattgactgttgtcgagttatacgcgattaaaaatttgaaaaatgcgaaaatggccattttcaaggcttcataactcgattaaagatcattattatgaaattcaaaaagtgacaaaattcAGATTCAAGACTCAAGACTCAAAAACCTTAttcagcgtcctgaagagatttttgtcattattttattataaagctgttatttttagttattaacaattagcgctatagtcaaACTGTATCGTCGCTCCCGTTAGCGGtactatttcgattcgattttcttgcacaaatttactcaaaaagaggtccttataacacatccatagggtgccggccggtgccgtggtcaaaaaattgtttaaacaattttttttaaacaaattcacaataataattttttcatttccgacaatttttttttagataatttgggtcattctgagcaaaaaaggtctcttgtaatttttctctaaaattgacggttgtcgagttatacgcgatttaaaatttgaaaaatgcgaaaatggccattttaagggttaaaaattattattaagaaagtcagaaagtgaccacatcaaagtttaaaattttgtttggtttatttgtTTTGCAagtatattgtttatttattttttttgcgaatGTTATTCAATTTTACATCAACTATCGCCAAGTTAAATgcataatattttataatagaagcaaacagtcaaactagtcagaaaacgtcagcaaacagttggtcagtgagagaacataatacagtcatcactgctatcccctctactcgcgctggtcgactattcgctgatggtttcaaaccgctTGAAATTGATGccagaacaaacctaatatactTATCTGAACATAACCTACAAACTGAATTTGTTTGTGAACTACCAGTTGCGGTATATTAATCGGTAATTATACCGCGTAggtagttaaataaaaaaaatgtaaaaataaacgtttgaatgaaaaaattattctttttagtttatttaattattta includes the following:
- the LOC126884015 gene encoding beta-galactosidase-1-like protein 2, with amino-acid sequence MALAALPTSYEYYTDGGITAGLSDKQPYFTLNNKNITIYSGAFHYFRVPRAYWRDRLRKMRAAGLNTVETYVPWNLHEPQSGVYDFGNGGSDFEDFLHVEEFLKIAKEEDLFALVRAGPYICSEWEFGGLPSWILRNTSSVRNSKDQNYLSYVKRYFNILLPLLALLQFQKGGPIIGFQIENEYGNTGNDDVEYLKYIQQIFEDNNLIELYYTSDPPSANGLGAIPGILQTANFNSNPKWQLDKLNQLQHNKPTMTMEFWTGWFDHWLEDHHTVSAQQFKSLLEEILDYPSSVNHYMFVGSTNFGFTNGANSLKSGMDNTGLQPTTTSYDYDSPITEYGDYTEKYQIVKDAIASRNPVITKLPDQPKVQPLIKYESLQIEGQLTLADIIYSEIQSGENVIHHIGDPIPMEQLPINSNSGQSFGYIVYRHTHTAAGAVKLTLTGTVRDTLLVLVNGTLRTPVPSKKSDVDGVGFWKLVDTSLDLQTDENTPETTYVIDVIVENNGRNNFGGLDQFRQFKGLTDSFQINGKNMMKFDIVPLEFKKSWNNALTNWQSLTSTQSTPALYKFTLNINNDPQDTYIDSTSWTKGITIVNGFVLGRHFFVGPQQSLYLPAPLLNKGENTIIVFEHYNAPDELTFVDHPIFQSRG